One Podospora pseudopauciseta strain CBS 411.78 chromosome 5 map unlocalized CBS411.78m_5, whole genome shotgun sequence DNA window includes the following coding sequences:
- a CDS encoding uncharacterized protein (COG:K; EggNog:ENOG503P5J4): protein MEEPAVIPEKTGQAGTGAGSGPELSSTAAQKKRSRIRFSCTTCRDKKLKCDRQTPCDQCMKRGIEATCEFIPYVTGGSRPGPALPARHHPRDATNPATTTAPAPDSHRSKPAANDSAVHARLRHLEHLVQVLKAQRREAVPVESTAGVAADFGDDFQEDDLPRISARVRETAGMILSDLRYVDASHWESILSDVLSITGSLDRPEDVFQDDDDPIVPPKLERQGQPDLLLGGWPRLSVEELIRYLPPRAIADRLLARLFQAKEPGWIMFHMPSLLRHYEVFWEHPAAMTYTELALLFAMFCNASLYYMKSGEELPGRLGDAGEAYRIYKARCAQCLVLGDYTKPWRYKLEAMILYFGSEYLGQQDAHINVSVILSIIVRLAMHMGLHRDPKHYPDMSPFEGEMRRRLWTVLRDVDILIGFQFGLPGNIPNDLYDTALPRNLHDEDFDENTLELPPSRPETEKTVTLWCIMKGRIVNVFSEITTAMSSRKAPGLSDIMRMDRKIDELATQFPPSLRYRPFSQSVVDPVDIIMQRYQLELLFLKCRIVLHRRYMGYARKDKRYEHSRRVCLEAATKTLRHQYDVHCELQTGGRLSHERSHWFLSSLSTHNFLLADMILCLELWFLKAREGRSPPAVEQSPEMIMTKDQILDILRTSRLIWQGRRKESAEANKAFNILTKMLSLSTGESLHGSPESSNNSAYDRLETSSYPAVPVMTFAGLETGLHPAPGLGSQAPQTIVPTGWAPVAGGELPLDGQVAVTWGHGFQQDLPNLGHVDGLMDPNLGGDWTLWDNQILNSSDGVPQIPWDTFFQAGGYGL from the exons ATGGAAGAGCCAGCTGTGATCCCGGAGAAGACTGGGCAAGCGGGGACGGGCGCCGGGTCCGGCCCGGAGTTATCCTCGACAGCAGcacagaagaagagaagtCGCATCCGCTTCTCTTGCACAACCTGCAGGGACAAGAA ATTGAAATGTGACCGCCAAACCCCATGCGACCAGTGCATGAAGCGAGGGATAGAGGCTACTTGTGAATTCATCCCCTATGTCACTGGCGGGTCCCGCCCCGGACCGGCTCTTCCTGCGCGTCATCACCCAAGAGACGCCACGAATCCTGCTACGACGACAGCACCTGCACCTGACAGCCACCGCTCCAAGCCCGCTGCCAACGACTCGGCCGTGCATGCCCGGCTCCGACACCTTGAGCACCTCGTCCAGGTTCTCAAAGCCCAACGCCGTGAAGCTGTCCCTGTTGAATCAACCGCCGGTGTGGCCGCCGACTTTGGTGACGATTTCCAGGAGGATGACCTTCCCCGCATATCAGCCCGCGTCAGAGAGACGGCTGGAATGATTCTGAGCGATTTGCGTTACGTTGATGCCTCCCACTGGGAATCTATCCTCAGCGAT GTTCTAAGTATCACCGGAAGTCTGGACAGACCTGAAGATGTGTTCCAGGACGATGATGACCCCATTGTTCCGCCCAAACTTGAGCGTCAAGGACAACCCGACTTGTTGTTAGGCGGCTGGCCAAGGCTCTCTGTCGAAGAGCTGATTCGCTATCTGCCTCCTCGTGCTATTGCTGACCGACTGCTTGCCCGTCTATTCCAGGCCAAAGAACCAGGATGGATCATGTTCCACATGCCCAGTCTTCTCAGGCACTACGAAGTCTTTTGGGAGCACCCCGCCGCCATGACTTACACCGAGCTCGCCCTTCTCTTTGCCATGTTCTGCAATGCCTCGTTGTACTATATGAAGAGTGGCGAAGAGCTGCCCGGCAGACTCGGCGATGCTGGAGAGGCGTACAGGATCTACAAGGCCCGGTGTGCCCAGTGTCTGGTTTTGGGTGACTACACCAAGCCCTGGCGCTACAAGCTGGAAGCCATGATTCTTTACTTTGGGTCGGAATATCTCGGCCAACAAGACGCACATATCAACGTCTCGGTCATATTGTCCATTATCGTCCGCCTTGCCATGCACATGGGCCTGCACCGAGACCCGAAGCACTATCCAGACATGTCCCCATTCGAGGGGGAAATGCGCCGGCGGCTGTGGACCGTGTTGAGAGATGTGGATATTCTGATTGGTTTTCAGTTTGGTCTGCCAGGCAACATACCAAACGACTTGTACGACACAGCCCTTCCGCGAAACCTTCACGACGAGGACTTTGACGAGAACACCTTGGAGCTGCCCCCATCACGACCAGAAACAGAGAAAACGGTGACGTTGTGGTGCATCATGAAGGGCCGCATCGTCAATGTCTTTTCCGAAATCACCACGGCCATGAGCTCACGAAAGGCGCCGGGGCTTTCCGACATTATGCGCATGGATCGAAAGATTGACGAGCTCGCGACGCAGTTCCCGCCCAGCCTCCGCTATAGACCTTTCAGCCAGTCGGTAGTGGACCCCGTAGATATTATCATGCAACGGTACCAGCTCGAACTGCTGTTTCTCAAGTGCCGCATCGTCCTGCACCGACGGTACATGGGTTACGCCCGCAAAGACAAGCGGTACGAGCACTCTCGGCGTGTCTGTCTCGAAGCTGCGACCAAGACGCTCCGTCATCAGTACGATGTTCATTGCGAGCTTCAGACGGGCGGCCGCTTGTCGCACGAGCGCAGCCATTGGTTCTTGAGCAGTTTGAGCACCCACAACTTTCTTTTGGCGGATATGATCCTCTGTCTAGAGCTGTGGTTTCTCAAAGCCAGGGAAGGGCGGAGCCCTCCGGCCGTTGAGCAGTCTCCCGAGATGATCATGACGAAGGACCAGATTCTGGATATCTTGCGGACATCACGGCTGATTTGGCAAGGGAGGCGAAAGGAGTCGGCCGAGGCCAACAAGGCGTTCAACATTCTCACAAAAATGCTGTCTTTGTCCACGGGCGAGAGCCTTCATGGGAGCCCAGAGTCGAGTAACAATAGCGCATACGACAGGCTTGAGACTTCTTCGTATCCGGCAGTGCCAGTTATGACGTTTGCTGGTCTGGAGACGGGGCTGCATCCAGCGCCCGGGCTCGGGTCGCAAGCTCCGCAAACGATAGTTCCCACGGGGTGGGCACCTGTTGCCGGAGGCGAGTTGCCGCTGGACGGGCAGGTGGCTGTCACTTGGGGACATGGATTCCAGCAAGACCTTCCAAATTTGGGACATGTGGATGGGCTGATGGATCCGAATTTGGGGGGTGATTGG ACACTCTGGGACAATCAAATCTTGAACTCCAGCGATGGGGTACCACAGATACCATGGGATACGTTTTTTCAAGCAGGAGGATATGGGCTTTGA
- a CDS encoding uncharacterized protein (EggNog:ENOG503PY5R), with translation MKANFLPVIALLLTPALAAPFAEPEAEAEFTPMARDMTPRAAFNEAEVFAFAPPASCKVLNCISVISSAVCVANAIDDDDYKAILKCAKKDQLCGCAGCFSKLNGFLEKWGIC, from the exons ATGAAGGCCAACTTCCTCCCCGTCATTGCCCTGCTCCTCACCCCCGCCCTCGCCGCTCCCTTTGCCGAgcccgaggccgaggccgagttCACCCCCATGGCCAGGGACATGACTCCCCGTGCCGCCTTCAACGAAGCCGAAG TCTTCGCCTTCGCCCCTCCGGCCTCCTGCAAGGTCCTGAACTGCATCAGCGTCATCAGCTCGGCCGTCTGCGTCGCCAACGCcattgacgatgatgactaCAAGGCTATCCTCAAGTGCGCCAAGAAGGACCAG CTGTGCGGCTGCGCTGGCTGCTTCAGCAAGCTCAATGGCTTCTTGGAGAAGTGGGGGATCTGCTAA
- a CDS encoding uncharacterized protein (COG:S; EggNog:ENOG503NZUC), with amino-acid sequence MPPSTHTLTRPFHLLAHLLSRAARAAWYPIHGIWYFLRHPEFYPIFVGRLLPLSIISFLVYFILFTFTFIPQFLLLYIFQGRAGALINTTVLVLGEGLVLIQALFEGLFVDECRVDIFDATLINHGFVDLIAPQRVLFVDAPNSVKMLGKPTSRAEYSPFSWTQIFELVACLPLNLIPYIGTPAFIMITGSRVGKLSHYRWYKLRGIDKKTMKRDLHFKSWDYLWFGTVAMVLQLIPVLSFFFLLTTTSAAAMWAAKIEELSRVRVGRPVTAQDRVEQETDDPVYHDDPV; translated from the exons ATGCCGCCTAGTACACACACCTTGACTCGTCCCTTTCATCTCTTGGCGCATCTGCTATCACGCGCCGCCAGGGCCGCTTGGTACCCCATCCACGGCATCTGGTACTTTTTACGACACCCAGAATTCTACCCCATCTTCGTCGGCCGGCTGCTCCCTCTCTCTATCATATCATTCCTCGTCTACTTTATCTTGTTTACCTTCACTTTTATTCCCCAATTTTTGCTTCTCTACATCTTCCAAGGACGCGCCGGCGCGTTGATAAACACAACCGTCCTCGTGCTGGGAGAGGGTCTGGTGCTGATACAGGCGCTGTTCGAAGGCCTCTTTGTCGACGAATGTCGCGTGGATATTTTCGAT GCCACCTTGATTAACCATGGCTTCGTCGACCTCATTGCGCCGCAACGCGTCCTCTTCGTCGATGCCCCGAACTCGGTCAAGATGCTAGGCAAACCCACAAGCCGCGCCGAATACTCGCCGTTCAGCTGGACCCAAATCTTCGAGCTTGTCGCCTGCCTTCCCCTCAACCTTATTCCCTACATTGGCACACCCGCCTTCATCATGATAACCGGGTCGCGTGTGGGAAAACTCTCGCACTACCGATGGTACAAGCTGCGTGGAATTGACAAGAAGACCATGAAGAGAGATTTGCATTTCAAGAGCTGGGATTACCTGTGGTTTGGCACAGTGGCTATGGTTCTGCAGCTAATCCCGGTGCTgagcttcttttttttgctgaCCACCACTTCGGCGGCAGCAATGTGGGCGGCCAAGATTGAAGAGTTGTCTCGTGTGCGGGTGGGTAGGCCAGTCACTGCGCAGGACCGAGTTGAACAGGAAACAGACGACCCGGTGTACCACGATGACCCTGTCTAG
- a CDS encoding uncharacterized protein (COG:S; EggNog:ENOG503P5JR) → MKLSPQLIRTTFTSRGLARPFVLLAHVNQRSITPQTSSFFTLPSSRSHSHRPSSSSSSSSSSSLTTTTTHSIHATMQISCECTSISFPITGPLLDLYHCHCLECQKQSSSAFGTSAIFPSSSFTIPTEMQSKLSKWTRPTKKGRTMDCYFCRECGCRIYHHIREADGTLRGTVSVKGGVIEGLEWKGSKHIYTRSAVVEIPEGVERFEAAPGEMVGRGVELK, encoded by the exons ATGAAGCTCTCACCACAGCTAATTCGCACAACCTTCACATCCCGGGGCTTGGCGCGCCCTTTCGTCTTGCTAGCCCATGTTAATCAACGCTCTATTACCCCGCAAACATCCTCCTTTTTcaccctcccatcctctCGCAGTCACTCGCAtcgcccatcatcatcatcatcatcatcatcatcatcatcattaacaacaacaacaac TCACTCCATCCACGCCACAATGCAAATATCCTGCGAATGtacctccatctccttccccATAACAGGCCCCCTCCTAGACCTCTACCACTGCCACTGCCTAGAATGCCAAAAGcaatcctcctccgccttcgGCACCTCAGCCAtcttcccctcttcctcgtttACCATCCCGACCGAGATGCAATCCAAACTGTCAAAGTGGACACGCCCAACCAAAAAAGGCAGAACGATGGACTGTTACTTTTGCAGGGAATGCGGGTGCCGGATCTACCACCATATCCGTGAAGCTGATGGGACGCTCAGGGGTACTGTTTCTGTCAAGGGAGGGGTGATTGAGGGTTTGGAGTGGAAAGGGTCAAAACATATTTACACGAGGAgcgcggtggtggagatacctgagggtgttgagagGTTTGAGGCGGCGCCGGGGGAGATGGTTGGACGGGGGGTGGAATTAAAGTAG
- a CDS encoding uncharacterized protein (EggNog:ENOG503P519): MRVHASVGALASLAWLSSAAAVPRAEDWALIDTTCTTTTSGQATVIVLPGESAASYTLPSVFTFTLPADGGAGSGSLVSSGLVNGPSFASSTCESSETPVVPAIPTPSAPVISTVTVPVLTVTLPSPPLSSTGPDATPVATATVPGEAASNSVGVVTVTIPEGPSDTATVVLTVTVPQGSGSPGAWSTIITAPGVSGASAGPLVTVTIFTSPASAAPGSPTTSIDWWGSDSTAFVTIPLDTGYGSDISLAPYTLTYTLPVAPGLTDLSIATVTVTPADLSIPTGVGPFATETLSSGVSSWSYVPAPPGTSVVSFTVSASGTIPGYTGVITVTPGMSWGLPTPVSVSGDQSGTATPTAPALVTVTVTSPSQLPTPSSAPSVVTVTPSLGLPAPSIVTVAPSVITTTPSVITATPSSGLPTPSIVAVTYTVPASLGSPASEYTVTYTVSPEGYNGGGPSTVSVPAPWTFTIVPTGDSGTPIVVTWPSEQPGPVTVTVTPPTSQVVTTVAPSASQTIVTVTPGVEPASPGLVVTTITPLSGTPVVITLPDTGTPLVPATSAWTTQAFITETIVSNSVVTVTPPSGPPVVVTIPQSVAFTVPTGVSGFPPGTTQAFVTETIASDSVITVTPPSGPPVVVTIPQSVAFTVPTGTPPFSAGLSSSTSGTVPPQTVIVSQVTISQTISLGPGSSTVVAVTTQVTLPADSTPTLSESGVLVTPSLATYTIADSYGNPTILTQWTIVPVSPSSSSAGGGGGDGVDGTLSSPTGTVQFITISPIAPAPVITILPSVAPSVITIWPSTDSFLTSFVSSTLEGQSGSASPSEITLWPLPTSTDTTCTTFSTGHGSPTISGLGSATSPSSLSVITLWPSTASPPYSVITIWPSAGDSALAGWPTTSTCNESPAILTSVILLSSVSTPFTPFGTPAISQSSDSGVVVSPTETGQALGSQGLDTSAGALPESTELPASQPENTESPPSQPENTEAPANESEDLMPPPQTQFNRHGQHARTTTLVVLSDSTFGGYAFSSPAADYGGLPPGYGNPVETAQASSSQGIFFTDSSLPVSQPASVDISFTASVLPISTTSTADLAAMLSSIMSVLSPNATIVSGPGPVLTSVPAASDNSTSSTQPSLTSTTYASSSSDLLLTSDSIVPTVTALPTTASSLLANISSLTAAPIATSLASISPNVSTSSRGLPGSTCGAVGDRGAVVFKFDDIPTISTDNDTEASSFPSMPVPFPYHRFFFSNGFSVVPPPRTKFKASSGQQLIQHNSSVSPVAEFGLAELRSNPCFHFSFLGVSLGCDSTSDPCVFNMTGLRWNGTDDVVEARHTFEVAACSKKTDCNLSHQILDSAAALPFSNLTSLNISLSVAGKPETWWADDLQIAWADNDCTVAACRSRVPNTIMIPRISQPFASRAKRLLRWAVRGKDDKFY, translated from the exons ATGCGTGTCCACGCCTCTGTTGGGGCTCTGGCCAGTCTAGCCTGGCTATCCTCTGCGGCCGCCGTACCACGGGC GGAGGATTGGGCCCTCATCGACACAACATGCACCACTACGACGTCTGGCCAGGCCACTGTTATCGTTCTTCCCGGCGAGTCCGCTGCGTCTTACACGCTTCCGTCAGTTTTCACATTCACTCTTCCCGCcgatggtggtgccggcTCTGGTTCATTGGTTTCTTCTGGCTTGGTAAACGGTCCCTCTTTCGCCTCTTCCACCTGCGAGTCCTCGGAAACTCCTGTTGTTCCTGCCATTCCCACTCCTTCGGCGCCAGTCATTAGCACCGTTACAGTCCCAGTCTTGACGGTGACGCTTCCAAGCCCCCCACTTTCTTCCACTGGTCCAGATGCAACACCAGTCGCTACAGCGACTGTACCCGGGGAGGCTGCTTCTAATTCTGTGGGCGTTGTGACGGTCACTATCCCAGAGGGCCCCAGTGATACAGCTACCGTGGTTTTGACCGTTACCGTTCCCCAAGGTTCCGGGAGCCCTGGAGCCTggtccaccatcatcactgcTCCTGGCGTTTCCGGTGCCTCGGCCGGCCCTCTTGTCACTgtcaccatcttcacctcgCCTGCCTCGGCGGCGCCCGGTTCCCCGACAACTTCCATCGACTGGTGGGGCTCTGACTCGACGGCCTTTGTCACCATTCCACTCGACACTGGCTACGGATCTGACATTTCGCTGGCGCCATACACCCTCACGTACACGCTGCCCGTGGCCCCGGGTTTGACCGATTTGTCGATTGCCACGGTGACTGTGACCCCGGCGGACCTTTCCATACCTACAGGCGTTGGACCCTTTGCGACAGAGACCCTATCGTCGGGCGTGTCTTCTTGGTCGTATGTTCCTGCACCGCCAGGCACTTCCGTCGTCAGCTTCACCGTCTCGGCCAGCGGCACTATTCCTGGTTATACTGGCGTCATCACCGTCACACCAGGCATGTCTTGGGGCCTTCCTACGCCAGTCTCCGTATCTGGGGACCAGTCAGGGACCGCTACGCCTACCGCACCTGCCCTTGTCACTGTAACTGTCACGTCTCCTTCGCAACTCCCCACGCCTTCGTCTGCGCCTTCTGTTGTGACCGTGACACCTTCCTTGGGCCTTCCTGCGCCTTCGATTGTTACTGTTGCGCCTTCCGTTATTACAACGACGCCTTCCGTTATTACCGCGACGCCTTCCTCGGGTCTTCCAACGCCTTCCATTGTAGCCGTGACGTACACCGTCCCCGCGTCACTGGGTTCGCCGGCATCCGAGTATACGGTCACGTATACGGTATCCCCGGAGGGCTACAATGGGGGTGGCCCATCCACCGTTTCAGTGCCAGCGCCATGGACCTTTACCATCGTGCCTACCGGGGACTCCGGCACGCCTATCGTTGTCACCTGGCCGAGCGAGCAACCTGGTCCCGTGACTGTCACGGTCACGCCTCCCACTTCTCAAGTTGTTACAACTGTTGCGCCTTCCGCTTCTCAGACTATCGTGACAGTGACACCTGGCGTCGAGCCAGCCTCGCCGGGCCTTGTCGTCACCACCATTACACCCTTGTCTGGGACTCCTGTGGTCATCACACTTCCCGACACCGGCACGCCTTTGGTTCCCGCAACATCCGCCTGGACCACTCAAGCCTTTATCACGGAAACGATTGTCAGCAATAGCGTGGTCACCGTCACGCCTCCTTCAGGCCCACCCGTCGTAGTCACCATCCCCCAGTCCGTTGCCTTCACTGTGCCCACTGGCGTTTCTGGTTTTCCACCTGGGACGACTCAAGCTTTTGTCACGGAAACAATCGCCAGCGATAGCGTCATCACCGTCACGCCTCCTTCGGGTCCACCCGTCGTGGTCACCATCCCCCAGTCCGTTGCCTTCACGGTGCCTACTGGCACTCCACCTTTTTCGGCTGGCTTGTCATCATCGACTTCTGGGACAGTTCCTCCTCAAACAGTGATTGTGTCTCAAGTCACCATCAGCCAGACCATTTCTCTTGGACCCGGCTCCTCCacggttgttgctgtgacaACACAGGTCACTCTTCCAGCTGACTCGACCCCTACATTATCGGAATCTGGTGTCCTTGTTACACCTTCCCTGGCCACATACACCATCGCTGACTCCTATGGGAATCCAACAATCTTGACTCAGTGGACAATCGTTCCTGTCTCGCCTTCAAGCTCCAGCgcaggcggcggcggaggtgatGGAGTGGACGGAACTTTGAGCAGTCCAACTGGGACGGTTCaattcatcaccatctcgcCAATTGCGCCCGCCCCTGTGATCACGATACTGCCATCGGTGGCCCCGTCAGTCATCACCATTTGGCCATCGACAGACAGCTTCTTGACGTCGTTTGTTTCGTCAACTTTAGAGGGGCAGTCTGGCAGTGCCTCTCCGTCCGAGATCACCCTCTGGCCTTTGCCAACTTCAACTGACACCACTTGCACAACTTTTTCGACGGGGCACGGCTCTCCAACAATCTCGGGCCTGGGTTCGGCGACGTCCCCATCCTCACTGTCTGTCATCACACTATGGCCATCGACTGCCAGTCCTCCCTACTCTGTGATCACAATCTGGCCGTCGGCGGGAGACAGCGCCCTAGCTGGCTGGCCTACGACAAGCACTTGCAACGAGTCTCCGGCCATTCTGACGTCGGTTATTCTCTTGAGCTCGGTCTCTACTCCCTTCACGCCTTTTGGGACCCCGGCGATCTCCCAGAGCAGCGATTccggtgtggtggtgtcacCCACAGAGACAGGACAGGCTTTGGGCTCCCAGGGATTGGACACTTCAGCCGGTGCCCTTCCTGAAAGCACCGAGTTGCCGGCTTCGCAG CCTGAAAATACCGAGTCTCCTCCTTCGCAGCCCGAGAACACTGAAGCTCCTGCCAATGAATCCGAGGATTTGATGCCTCCACCGCAAACCCAATTCAACCGTCATGGGCAACACGCAAGGACCACCACGTTGGTTGTTCTGTCTGACAGCACTTTTGGCGGCTATGCCTTCAGCAGTCCGGCCGCAGACTATGGTGGCCTTCCTCCAGGGTACGGGAACCCCGTGGAAACAGCTCAGGCGTCTTCCAGCCAAGGCATTTTCTTCACGGATTCCAGTCTGCCGGTCTCACAGCCCGCGTCGGTTGATATCAGCTTCACCGCGTCTGTTCTTCCAATCTCGACGACTTCCACCGCAGATCTGGCGGCCATGTTGTCATCAATCATGTCTGTCCTTTCGCCCAATGCCACCATTGTCTCTGGACCAGGGCCTGTCTTGACCTCTGTTCCAGCTGCTTCGGACAACAGCACGTCATCTACTCAGCCAAgtctcacctccaccacctacGCATCATCGAGCAGCGATCTCTTGTTGACTTCAGACAGTATTGTACCAACAGTCACAGCATTGCCAACAACCGCCAGCTCTTTGCTAGCCAATATTTCCAGCCTCACTGCAGCCCCCATTGCCACAAGTCTTGCCAGCATTAGCCCGAATGTGAGCACTTCCAGCCGAGGACTTCCTGGTTCAACATGCGGCGCGGTTGGAGATCGGGGAGCAGTGGTGTTCAAG TTTGATGACATCCCTACCATTTCGACCGACAACGACACCGAGGCCAGCAGCTTCCCATCGATGCCAGTACCCTTCCCGTATCACCgattcttcttctccaatGGCTTCAGTGTCGTTCCCCCGCCTCGCACCAAGTTCAAGGCTTCCTCTGGCCAGCAGCTGATCCAGCACAATTCTTCGGTGTCGCCAGTCGCCGAGTTTGGTCTCGCTGAGCTGCGCTCCAATCCCTGCTTTCACTTTAGCTTTTTGGGTGTCAGTCTTGGCTGCGACTCTACATCTGACCCCTGTGTTTTCAACATGACGGGTCTGCGCTGGAACGGCACCGACGACGTTGTCGAGGCACGCCATACCTTTGAAGTGGCTGCTTGCTCCAAGAAGACCGACTGCAACCTCAGCCATCAGATTCTGGACTCGGCGGCTGCGTTGCCATTCTCCAATCTGACTTCACTCAACATTTCGTTGTCAGTGGCTGGCAAGCCAGAGACATGGTGGGCGGATGACTTGCAAATTGCTTGGGCCGACAACGACTGCACAGTGGCGGCGTGCCGGTCGCGTGTGCCAAACACGATCATGATTCCGCGCATTTCACAACCGTTTGCCAGTCGAGCCAAGAGACTGTTGCGATGGGCGGTCCGCGGCAAGGATGACAAGTTTTATTGA